The following proteins are co-located in the Schistocerca nitens isolate TAMUIC-IGC-003100 chromosome 2, iqSchNite1.1, whole genome shotgun sequence genome:
- the LOC126235401 gene encoding uncharacterized protein LOC126235401, protein MREHKDLEVSEVDQQVDPQNGNINQKMFDMLVSINTQMGVMNGRLGSLEKDNKQLKEDNQKLNEKFEAKFGSLEVKMDSLESKLNTFDYKLENTKKELKADWETQLNAKFGELDVEFSNTLERQYNNLMEKLHDVEKKYEVVSKSYDGLSNRMVKCESSCFNSSAQIEELSKQIVEFESDARKGIDKYLVDQTKRLDEDLTEWIEIKGNEIVDKVKTTIGSQPNENINEHLSRNDELIKLFTSEIQKIKEKIVDELPKWQKETNHKLVELERKSSQNLLTEDERSENRSKNNRTCDNTKYNCGENLHWEVDDSVGKDDDSFVFEDAGWATVTERAGPDLRLPHLAGVVARSALNGGLECFDG, encoded by the exons atgagagaacataaagatcttgaggtttcggaagtagatcagcaagttgatcctcaaaatggaaatattaatcaaaaaatgtttgatatgctggtatcaataaatactcaaatgggtgtaatgaatggaagacttggttcactagaaaaagataataagcaattaaaagaggacaatcaaaagttaaatgaaaaatttgaggccaaatttggttcattagaagttaaaatggattctttggaaagcaaactgaacacctttgattataaactggaaaatactaagaaagaattaaaggcggactgggagactcaattaaatgcgaaatttggagaactagatgtagagttttctaacaccttagaaaggcaatataataatttaatggaaaaacttcatgacgtagaaaagaaatatgaggtagtttcgaagagttatgatggcctgtccaataggatggttaagtgtgaaagcagctgtttcaattctagcgcacagatagaagagctttcgaaacaaatagtcgagtttgagtctgatgctcgtaaggggattgacaagtatttagtagatcaaactaaaagacttgacgaagatctaactgaatggatagaaataaaaggaaatgaaattgtagacaaggttaagactactattggatcccagccaaatgaaaatatcaatgagcacctaagtagaaatgatgaattaattaagctcttcactagcgaaattcagaaaataaaagagaaaatagttgatgagttacctaaatggcaaaaggaaaccaatcataaattggtggagttagaacgaaagtcatcacaaaatttgttgacagaggacgaacgttcggagaataggtcgaaaaacaaccgaacatgtgataatacgaagtacaattgtggtgaaaatttgcattgggaagttgatgattcggttggtaaagatgatgattcttttg TGTTCGAAGATGCCGGCTGGGCGACTGTGACGGAGCGTGCAGGACCCGATCTGCGGCTACCTCACCTCGCGGGGGTTGTGGCGCGTTCGGCTCTAAATGGAGGTCTGGAGTGCTTTGACGGCTGA